The genomic DNA TTAAGTTTATTCCAATAATTTTTAATAGATTTTTTCCAAACAAAGGAATATCTATTAGCATAAGCCTCTATTTTAGTTCCATCAATGTAAATAGTTTCAGTGGAAATATTTTCCATTTCAAAAATTTTTTTGATAAATTGTTCAAAAAGTTCAGGTAGAAATTCTTCAATTTTGTTTAAAAATCTCGATATTGTTGAATGGTCAGGAAGTTTAGAATCCTGTAAAAGAAATCTAAACTTAATATTTTCTACACAAGCATTTTCGATATTGCGAGTAGAATAAATACCTTTAGAATAGGCATATAGAATGATGGCGAACATTCTAATTGGATGAACCTTTGTTTTGTAAGAAAATACTTGCAAAAGTTTAGAAAAATCCATTTCCTCCAAAATGGCGCTAAGTTTTCTTACAGGATCATCTTCAGGAATGTGGTATTGTAAAAAATTAAAGATTTTAGGTTGAATTAAATTAAAATGTATGGTATTATTAATTGGTTTTTGCATAGGTATATTGTATTAGAAATTTGAAAAAATTTCGAGTACTTTATACCTTTTTTATTTTAAAAAGAAAAAAGCCAAAGAGACCAAAAATCTCTTTAGCTAATTTTAAAACATATGGCTATTAAATTTGCAACAGCCCCCCTATTGAAATTAATAATCTTCTAATCTTCTATGATGATTTATTTTTTCTATTCCAGGTGTGAAATCATAGTCAGCACCGCTATTTTCTATTACTTTTAATACTTTTTTAGCTTTTGAAACGTTAGCCATATTTAACACAGTTCTTTGACGATTATTTTTTATATCTACATCTCCGCCAAATTCTAATAATAGCTCCATTATTTCTCCAAGATCCTTTTGTGCAGCTATATGTAGAGGAGTATTTCCCTCTTTATTTTTTGTGTTAGGATCAGCACCATTATATAATAACGTGTCCACAAAATCAAATTTTTCCATATCTACACAATGATGTAAAATGGTATTTTTATTTTCATCAACCTCTTCCATTGTGTCCATATCTAAATTGTCTTTAAACCCTTCTAAGTCATTTTCTACAACAAATTTTAAAAGTTCCATTTTGCCTTCTGTAAATAATCTCCTTTTATTTTTTATTATATAATCGTTTATTTAATAATCCTATAACTATCTTTTAATAACCACTCTCCTCAAGATACACTGGTGGTTCTATCTCCAATTTACATTTTTTACCTTTTACAGCTTCAATAAGAACAAGATTTGAATTTTTTTCTCTTGAAAAATGCACAAATCTTACCCTTTTTAAAGAAAAACCACTATCTTCTAGAACTCTACATATCTCAGTAAATCTATAACTTCGATGTATTAAAGTAAAAGTGCCAATTGGCTTTAATAGTCTTTTTGCATTTTTTACTAATTCTTCAAGAGTTAATTCAACTTCATGTCTTGCTATTGATTTACTTATATATTCATTTTGTTTCTTTCCATCTATTTTCATATATGGTGGATTAGAAACTATATAATCAAAGGTATTCCCTTGAGGATACCTCTTGATATCACAATTATAAATTTTTATTTTATTTTCTAAATTATTTAATGCTACATTTCTTCTAGCTAAATCACAGCTTTGATCTTGAATATCTATTCCTGTAATATCATTACCTTTTTCTTTAATAGCTATTAATATAGCTATTATTGCTGTTCCTGTTCCTATATCTAAGACTTTGCCCAGTTTAGTTGGTAAAAAGAAATCTGCTAAAAGTACTGCATCTACCGAAAATCTAAAGCCCTCTTTTTTTTGTATAATTTTATAGCCATTTTTTAAAATAGTTATATCTTCATTACACTCTAACATAAATTATTCCTTTTCAAGCTCTTTGTGTTCTAATTCTTCAGCAGTTTTTTCATTTTTTAATTTATTAGCTTCTTTTTTATTAAATTTTACTTCATGAAGCTCAAACTTCATTATTCCTTTATCTACAACATCTACAAATAAATAACCACTTAATGGACTGATACTAATTACTTTTCCATCACCTTTATCAGTTCTTACTTGTTGATTTACAGCTGGATATTTTCTCAATACTTCTTCATATTGAGCATATTCATAATTAATACAACAAAGTAATCTTCCACATACTCCTGATATCTTAGCTGGATTAATTACAAGTCCTTGATCCCTAGCCATTTTTATAGAAACTGAATCAAATTTATTTATAAAAGTTCTACAACAAAGTTCTTTGCCACATATCCCAATAGTTCCTAATATTCTAGCCTCATCTCTAACACCTATCTGTCTTAGTTCTATTCTTAATCTAAAAATATTAGCTAAATCTTTTACTAAATCTCTAAAATCAATTCTACCTTCTGCAGTAAAATAAAATATTAACTTAGTTCTATCAAATGTATATTCAGTTTCAACTAACTTCATAGGAAGCTTATGATTATTTATTCTTTCCTTACAAATACTATGAGCTTTAGCTGCTTGCTCCTTTAGTTCTATATATTTTGCTAACTCTTCCTCGTCAGCTTTTTTTATAACTGGTTTTAACGGTAAAACAAGTTCAGCTTCTGGAAGCATTCTTGCTTCACCATAAACAACACCTAGTTCTTTTCCTCTAACTGTATCAACAATTACTTTGTCACCTTTTTTATATACACTATCATCTGTAACTTCAAAATAGTATCTTTTCTTTGTAACTTCAAACATAACACCTAAAACTTTATAAAATTTAGGTGCTATATTTTCAACTTTTTCTTCTTTTACTTCTATTTCAACTAATTCATTTTGTTGCTCTATATTTGAATTTGTCATCAATTCCTCCTATTCTCACATCAAGCCCTCTTCTAAAAAACTATAGTAACTATCTCTACTTATAATTATGTGGTCTAAAACCAATACATCTATTAAATTTAAAGCATCTTTCATATGTTTTGTTAGTTTGATATCTGCATTAGATGGTTTTATATTTCCAGAAGGATGGTTGTGAGCAAAAATAACTCCTTTAGCCTTGTGCTCTATGACCTTTTGTACTATTTCTCTTGGATAGACAGCACTTTTGTCTATTGTACCACAAAAAAGTTTTTCTGTCGCTACCAATTTATTGGCATTATTTAAAAATAATATTAGAAAATTTTCAATATGTGAATAGGCTATCTTTCCCTTAATATAGTTTACTAATACATCTTTTGTTTTTATAACTAAATCCTCACTAAATATACTTGTATTTTCTAACTTAGTTTTGCACATACCAATAACTAGATCTCCAATAAGATTTAAAAAAACAACACTTTGGTTTCCTAACCCTTCAATTTTATTAAGATCTTTAGCATGAAAAATATTAAATAAACTATTATGATTTTTCAATAATTCTTTAGCAATATTTTTCACATCTTTTCTAGGAATTGCATATGTCAATAATAGCTCTAATACTTCATAATCATTGAAACTTTCTATTCCGTTTTTTACATATCTATCTCTTAGACGTTTTCTATGACCTTTTGCCAAACTATTATCTATCAATTCCATTCCCTCCTAAATGTATTATTTACTAAATAAATCGTATACCTCAGTCGGTTTTTTCATTGTATTAATTATATCTATAGCACACTCTAACATTGGATATGTTAAAACTGCTCCTGTTCCTTCTCCTAAACGCATTTCCATATTTAAAAAAGCTTGTTTTCCAATCTCATCTAAAACTATTTTCATTCCTGGTTCTTCACTCATATGAGTCGCTAAAATAAAATCTTTCACAAGCGGTTCTATTTTATAAGCTACTAGTGCCCCAACAGCTGAGATAAATCCATCTACTAACATAAGTTTTCTATATTTTACACACCCTAAATACATTCCAACCATACAAGCTATATCTAGTCCACCTACGTGTGCTAGTACATCTATTGGATCCATATCAAAAGTATTATACTTTTCACATGATTCCACTATTATTTTCTTTTTCTTTATAAGACCACTATCAGAAAGTCCACCGCCTCTTCCTACAATACTATCTATATCTTTTTTAGTAAATGAGTACAACACAGCAGAACTTGTTGAAGTATTTCCTATTCCCATCTCACCATTAGAAAATACTACTATGCCATCTCCTTTTTCTTCTATAAGATCCATTCCAACTTTAATAGCTTTTAGGCATTCTTCTCTTGACATTGCTGGCTCTTTATAAAAATTATTTGTTCCTTTTTTTACGTTCTTTCTATAAAGATTTGGATATTCTCTTGGAATAGAACTTGCTATTCCAATGTCAACTAAGTTAAATTCCACTCCTAATCTTTTAGTCAAAATACCAATTGCAGCAATTTTATTTAACATAGCTTCCGAAACAATCTTAGTGTATTCAATAGGACAAGAAGAAATTCCTTCTTCTATAACTCCATTATCTGCCGATGCTACTATATGACATTTTTTTTCAATCTGTTTTACTGGATATCCATATATCCCAGCCATTTGTATAGCTATTTTTTCTAATATACCAAGACTTCCTTGAGGCTTCATTTTGCTATCCAACTCTTTTTTAGCTAGCAAAACAGCCTCTTTATCAAGTCCAGAAATATTTCCTAACATTTTTTTTATATCTTGTTTCACACTTATCACCCTATATATTTAATCCTGTTAATACCGGAAATCCATCACAGAAGTCTATTACTACTATTCCACAATTATTAACAGAGTAATTCCAATAACTCTTTAATCCAGTTGATAAATACCAACTTAAAATACAACCAATTATTCCCCAATGAGTTACTATCAAATTATCCTTGTTCAAGTCTAAAGATTCGATAAAAGAAACTGCTCTTTGCTGCATCTCTTTTGGACTTTCTCCTGTCTCAAAATTATAGTTTTCCCAATCTTCTTCGCTTTGCTTACACTCTTTAGGATATTTATTTTTTATCTCTTCATAAGTTAGTCCTTCAAAGATACCAAAATCTATTTCCTGTAGTCTACTATCATAAATTATTTCTTTATTTTTATAATTTATAATATCAGCAGTAGTCGCTGCTCTTTTTAAATCACTAGAATATATATTATCATAATTAAATGATTTTATTTTTTCTCTTGCTGTTTTAGCTTGTTTCTTTCCTTGTTCAGTAAGCTCAGGATCAAGTTTTCCAAAAAATAAACCATCGGCATTCATTTTAGTTTGTCCATGTCTTACTATTATTAATTTACCCATTTATGCACTCTCCCTTTCTAAATTAAAGTAAATTTAAATACCACATATATTAGAAATATTGCTATAATTTCAGAAAGTTCTAGCACAGCTCCTAAAGTATCTCCAGTTATTCCCCCTATTTTTCTAGTAATCAATTTTGCAAATCCATATCCTAATACCATCAATATTGGAATAGCCACTAATATTTCATAAGGAAGTGAAAAGAAACGACATACTCCCCATACAAATGCCCCTGTCAAAATTGTAGATATTAAAACACCAGTTCCATTAGTATGATCTACAAAAGTTTTTCCCATACCAGTAGGTCTTGCATAAGGTGCTGAAGCACAATTTATAACACTGTTTAATCTAGCCATAACAGGTGCTATTAGTAAAATAACTCCAGATGGTATTCCTATAAATACTTCTATCTCGTATAATATTGCTATTTTAGTTATAAAATAAAGAGTTAAAACTAGTCCACCATTTGTCCCTAATCTTGAATCTTTCATTATTTCAAGCATTTTTTGTTTACTTCTATAGCTAAAAATACCATCAAACGTATCTGCAAGTCCGTCAAGATGAAGTCCTCCAGTTAGTATTGCTTCTATAATAACTAATATAACTACCATTACCATTGGAGAATATATTATTGTTTTTGCAAATAATAAGAAAAATAAAAAATTAATAATTCCTATAACCATTCCAACTATTGGAAAAAATTTCATACTTTTCCCTAATTTGTCAGAATCAAATTCTGGTTCAAATCCCATTGGTAATCTAGTCATAAATCTAAAAAGTAAAGCTAATCCGTTCATCTATGTTCCTCCTAGTTATTTTAACTTCATCATCATTCCAGACACTACAAAATATGCTTCTCTTGAGTACCCAGCAACTAATTGATTCATTCTTCCACAAATATCTCTAAAATGTCTTCCTAAAGCATAAGCTGGAACTAATCCCATTCCCAACTCATTTGATACAACTACTGTATCCATATCTATACTCTTTAGGTATTCTAATAAAGTTATAACTTCTTTTGTAATTGATTGTTCTAACTTTTCAACTTCTTCATTACTTACATGGTCCCAATCATAATCTTTTTCCATTATCATTAAATTTGTAACCATATTTGTTAAGCAATCTAATAAAATAACTCCACCTGCTTTTGCATGTGGTTTTATTTGTTCTACTAGATTTTTATAGCCCTCTATAGTAATCCAGTTTTCTCCACGCTGTTCTTTATGTTTTTGTACTCTGGCTTTCATTTCATCATCAAAAGCAATTGCTGTAGCTATATAGATTTTATGCTCATAATTACGCATAAAGATATATCTTTCAGCTTGTGTACTTTTTCCACTTCTTGCTCCACCTGTAAAATAAACTATTTTTCCCATCATTTCACTTCCTAATTCTATTTCAATGTTTTAATTATATCATAAATACATTGCTTTGAGTATAGGATAATTATCCTTATTTCCGACTATATACCTACTTTTATTTTCTATTAATATAAGAATTATATAGTAATCTTTAAAATTTAATTAAACATCCTTTAAACTAAAAGATTAATATTATGAAAAGATAGTTTTTAATAATACATCTTATATTTTTATTCAATAATTATTATTTACTTATTTTTTATTTAACAAACTACATTCAATATCAAAGGAAACAATCTTCATCTTCTTTCCATACCACACCTAAAGTATCCTCTACAAAATAATTATCATTGATAAATTTTATTATACATATCGAATCTTCATCTTTTTTAATAACTTTTTTAATTCATTAGTCAATCTTAACAGGCTACTTGGAGTTATTTGTCCTTTGAATACTGATCTTTGATAATGTGATAAATATTTTTTACATACTTTAAATACTTTATTGACTCTTTGTTCATTAACATCATAGAACAAAAAAATATTTAAAAGAGTCGTAAAATCGACTCCATATTTCTCCTTCTACTGCCATAATTTCTTTAATTTCACTACAATTTTCAAGTCTTTTTTCAACAACTAAATTGAGCCAATCCAAGTAATCTTTCAATTCAGTTTTCCCATGTCTATAATAGTGATACAAAACACAATAAATATTTATTGCTATTCCATTAACTATTCTTTTGGCTATTTTTTCTTTAAACTCATTATAACATTCTACTTGTTTTATTGTTAATTTTCCACTAATATGTTTTTCTCGCGGATAAAAACTTCCTAAATAATTGCAATAATAATCAAAA from Fusobacterium hominis includes the following:
- a CDS encoding ankyrin repeat domain-containing protein — encoded protein: MELLKFVVENDLEGFKDNLDMDTMEEVDENKNTILHHCVDMEKFDFVDTLLYNGADPNTKNKEGNTPLHIAAQKDLGEIMELLLEFGGDVDIKNNRQRTVLNMANVSKAKKVLKVIENSGADYDFTPGIEKINHHRRLEDY
- the cobS gene encoding adenosylcobinamide-GDP ribazoletransferase; this encodes MNGLALLFRFMTRLPMGFEPEFDSDKLGKSMKFFPIVGMVIGIINFLFFLLFAKTIIYSPMVMVVILVIIEAILTGGLHLDGLADTFDGIFSYRSKQKMLEIMKDSRLGTNGGLVLTLYFITKIAILYEIEVFIGIPSGVILLIAPVMARLNSVINCASAPYARPTGMGKTFVDHTNGTGVLISTILTGAFVWGVCRFFSLPYEILVAIPILMVLGYGFAKLITRKIGGITGDTLGAVLELSEIIAIFLIYVVFKFTLI
- the cas1 gene encoding CRISPR-associated endonuclease Cas1, yielding MQNLKTSTRIIMSIGSLERKDNSLCFKTEGRQVYIPIENTKEIYALQEISMNTKLFGLLGKYRIILHFFDYYCNYLGSFYPREKHISGKLTIKQVECYNEFKEKIAKRIVNGIAINIYCVLYHYYRHGKTELKDYLDWLNLVVEKRLENCSEIKEIMAVEGEIWSRFYDSFKYFFVL
- the radC gene encoding RadC family protein, whose protein sequence is MELIDNSLAKGHRKRLRDRYVKNGIESFNDYEVLELLLTYAIPRKDVKNIAKELLKNHNSLFNIFHAKDLNKIEGLGNQSVVFLNLIGDLVIGMCKTKLENTSIFSEDLVIKTKDVLVNYIKGKIAYSHIENFLILFLNNANKLVATEKLFCGTIDKSAVYPREIVQKVIEHKAKGVIFAHNHPSGNIKPSNADIKLTKHMKDALNLIDVLVLDHIIISRDSYYSFLEEGLM
- a CDS encoding PSP1 domain-containing protein, which encodes MFEVTKKRYYFEVTDDSVYKKGDKVIVDTVRGKELGVVYGEARMLPEAELVLPLKPVIKKADEEELAKYIELKEQAAKAHSICKERINNHKLPMKLVETEYTFDRTKLIFYFTAEGRIDFRDLVKDLANIFRLRIELRQIGVRDEARILGTIGICGKELCCRTFINKFDSVSIKMARDQGLVINPAKISGVCGRLLCCINYEYAQYEEVLRKYPAVNQQVRTDKGDGKVISISPLSGYLFVDVVDKGIMKFELHEVKFNKKEANKLKNEKTAEELEHKELEKE
- the cobT gene encoding nicotinate-nucleotide--dimethylbenzimidazole phosphoribosyltransferase, producing MLGNISGLDKEAVLLAKKELDSKMKPQGSLGILEKIAIQMAGIYGYPVKQIEKKCHIVASADNGVIEEGISSCPIEYTKIVSEAMLNKIAAIGILTKRLGVEFNLVDIGIASSIPREYPNLYRKNVKKGTNNFYKEPAMSREECLKAIKVGMDLIEEKGDGIVVFSNGEMGIGNTSTSSAVLYSFTKKDIDSIVGRGGGLSDSGLIKKKKIIVESCEKYNTFDMDPIDVLAHVGGLDIACMVGMYLGCVKYRKLMLVDGFISAVGALVAYKIEPLVKDFILATHMSEEPGMKIVLDEIGKQAFLNMEMRLGEGTGAVLTYPMLECAIDIINTMKKPTEVYDLFSK
- a CDS encoding tRNA1(Val) (adenine(37)-N6)-methyltransferase, with translation MLECNEDITILKNGYKIIQKKEGFRFSVDAVLLADFFLPTKLGKVLDIGTGTAIIAILIAIKEKGNDITGIDIQDQSCDLARRNVALNNLENKIKIYNCDIKRYPQGNTFDYIVSNPPYMKIDGKKQNEYISKSIARHEVELTLEELVKNAKRLLKPIGTFTLIHRSYRFTEICRVLEDSGFSLKRVRFVHFSREKNSNLVLIEAVKGKKCKLEIEPPVYLEESGY
- the cobU gene encoding bifunctional adenosylcobinamide kinase/adenosylcobinamide-phosphate guanylyltransferase, with translation MGKIVYFTGGARSGKSTQAERYIFMRNYEHKIYIATAIAFDDEMKARVQKHKEQRGENWITIEGYKNLVEQIKPHAKAGGVILLDCLTNMVTNLMIMEKDYDWDHVSNEEVEKLEQSITKEVITLLEYLKSIDMDTVVVSNELGMGLVPAYALGRHFRDICGRMNQLVAGYSREAYFVVSGMMMKLK
- a CDS encoding histidine phosphatase family protein, translating into MGKLIIVRHGQTKMNADGLFFGKLDPELTEQGKKQAKTAREKIKSFNYDNIYSSDLKRAATTADIINYKNKEIIYDSRLQEIDFGIFEGLTYEEIKNKYPKECKQSEEDWENYNFETGESPKEMQQRAVSFIESLDLNKDNLIVTHWGIIGCILSWYLSTGLKSYWNYSVNNCGIVVIDFCDGFPVLTGLNI
- the cas2 gene encoding CRISPR-associated endonuclease Cas2, which produces MFYDVNEQRVNKVFKVCKKYLSHYQRSVFKGQITPSSLLRLTNELKKLLKKMKIRYV